One part of the Granulicella arctica genome encodes these proteins:
- a CDS encoding DNA gyrase inhibitor YacG, translated as MATTPKALFCPTCRTVVLATGEDFPFCSNRCRILDLGKWASGDYKISSPIQDPDMLEELARSNKHNRQNDDD; from the coding sequence ATGGCGACCACTCCCAAAGCACTCTTCTGCCCCACCTGCCGCACGGTGGTCCTCGCCACCGGCGAAGACTTTCCCTTCTGCTCCAACCGCTGCCGCATCCTCGATCTCGGCAAGTGGGCCTCGGGCGACTACAAGATCTCTTCGCCCATCCAGGACCCCGATATGCTCGAAGAGCTCGCCCGCTCCAACAAGCACAATCGCCAGAACGACGACGACTAA
- the rimO gene encoding 30S ribosomal protein S12 methylthiotransferase RimO: MTPPAILEAPVSTPARPKVGFVSLGCPKNLVDSEVMMGMLHHNGAELTPRAEDAEIIVINTCSFIDSAKQESVNTILEMVQHKQQNGGKAQRIVVAGCLVERYRDEIRKNIPEVDAVVGTGELEAILAAAGLTPTGHANNSPFQILPQGFQQPQIDAHTQHDLSLLNPTLVDDTTVHQELVSRAPSAVSQHSRPLADPEHDREIAPQLRIVQSLAETGTTHGDEPLNHPGDHIQRGIGRGIDPGNTSRPEGDLRQQQGRFSREAWDGATAALPEYLYNDATPRILTTPRASAYIKIAEGCDHPCSFCIIPQLRGKFRSRRMGSIIAEAQNLIAQGVREITLIGQDTTCYGEDLGLADGLSQLLEALAVLPGLRWLRFLYTYPNKVTTRLLETMAKHDTISKYLDVPLQHASTSVLKTMKRGGNAKLFLELIEKARRIVPGIVIRTSFIVGFPGETEADFEELCAFVRAARIDWLGVFTYSDEEGAKAFELDAATKLPRRTIEARRRKLMKLQQKISTKSKAAWVGREIDLLVEGESEETELLWEGRTSLHAPEIDGKVFINDFGPHETLVPGTFYRAEITESHDYDVVARILD, translated from the coding sequence GTGACTCCTCCAGCCATCCTCGAAGCCCCAGTCAGTACTCCAGCTCGCCCCAAGGTCGGCTTCGTCTCCCTCGGCTGCCCCAAGAACCTCGTCGACTCAGAGGTCATGATGGGCATGCTCCACCACAACGGAGCCGAGCTCACGCCCCGCGCCGAAGACGCCGAGATCATCGTCATCAACACCTGTAGCTTCATCGACTCCGCCAAGCAGGAGTCCGTCAACACCATCCTCGAGATGGTCCAGCACAAGCAGCAGAACGGCGGCAAAGCCCAGCGCATCGTCGTCGCCGGCTGCCTCGTCGAGCGCTACCGCGACGAGATCCGCAAGAACATCCCCGAGGTCGACGCCGTAGTCGGCACCGGCGAGCTCGAAGCTATCCTCGCCGCCGCCGGCCTCACGCCCACAGGCCACGCGAACAACTCGCCCTTCCAGATCCTTCCCCAGGGCTTCCAGCAGCCGCAGATCGACGCCCACACACAGCACGATCTCTCGCTCCTCAACCCTACCCTCGTCGACGACACCACCGTCCATCAGGAGCTCGTGAGCCGCGCGCCGAGCGCCGTCAGCCAGCACTCCCGCCCGCTCGCCGACCCCGAGCACGATCGCGAGATCGCCCCGCAGCTTCGCATCGTCCAGTCCCTCGCCGAAACCGGCACAACCCACGGCGACGAGCCCCTCAACCACCCCGGCGATCACATCCAGCGCGGCATCGGGCGAGGTATTGATCCGGGCAACACCTCCCGCCCCGAAGGCGACCTCCGCCAGCAGCAGGGCCGCTTCTCCCGCGAAGCCTGGGACGGAGCCACCGCCGCGCTCCCCGAATATCTCTACAACGACGCCACGCCGCGCATCCTCACAACGCCCCGCGCCAGCGCCTACATCAAGATCGCCGAAGGCTGCGATCACCCCTGTAGCTTCTGCATCATCCCCCAGCTCCGCGGCAAGTTCCGCTCGCGCCGCATGGGCTCCATCATCGCCGAAGCGCAAAACCTCATCGCTCAGGGCGTCCGCGAGATCACCCTCATCGGCCAGGACACCACCTGCTATGGCGAAGACCTCGGCCTGGCCGATGGTCTCTCTCAGCTCCTCGAAGCTCTCGCCGTCCTTCCCGGCCTCCGCTGGCTCCGCTTCCTCTACACCTATCCGAACAAGGTCACCACGCGCCTGCTCGAGACCATGGCGAAGCACGACACCATCTCCAAGTACCTCGACGTCCCGCTCCAGCACGCCAGCACCAGTGTGCTCAAGACCATGAAGCGCGGCGGCAACGCCAAGCTCTTCCTCGAGCTCATCGAGAAGGCTCGCCGCATCGTCCCCGGCATCGTCATCCGCACCAGCTTCATCGTCGGCTTTCCCGGCGAAACCGAAGCCGACTTCGAAGAACTCTGCGCGTTCGTACGCGCAGCGCGTATAGACTGGCTCGGCGTCTTCACCTACTCCGACGAAGAGGGTGCCAAAGCCTTCGAGCTCGACGCCGCGACCAAGCTCCCGCGCCGCACCATCGAGGCCCGCCGCCGCAAGCTGATGAAGCTCCAGCAGAAGATCAGCACCAAATCCAAAGCCGCCTGGGTAGGCCGCGAGATCGACCTCCTCGTCGAAGGCGAATCCGAAGAGACCGAGCTCCTCTGGGAAGGCCGCACCTCGCTCCACGCCCCCGAGATCGACGGCAAGGTCTTCATCAACGACTTCGGCCCCCACGAAACCCTCGTCCCCGGAACCTTCTACCGCGCCGAAATCACTGAGTCCCACGACTACGACGTAGTAGCCCGCATCCTCGACTAA
- a CDS encoding mechanosensitive ion channel family protein, giving the protein MRNKRQLLWIVPAVLLVLCLVGSFVTRGAMADLQFLRSRHGVGQADVVDQRPLQTAQTLFSLAVSAEEQAFAHEAIRVADHEVDQAFAMALRQANTEGRTLTGKALDASNKVTALQQTAKQDQAAVDALVASASARNPGADDDDLDVAKAQLALDKDELDDAQSTLAIVTGDQRGKIQEELAAHEAGMKKYENHAGDGEIAVVSSQRFKTLAGRLKAWFDQRSRISLLEQAKAQADADTASLTTQYGTLQQKATALTGTEKQVQAADAPPIAALPGAVSAQAATAAPARPSRLVLLRRLEAQRNILGILNDRIESQKELSSGYAKWLAQVQLQHQIVVHLLLHSFAWIAFIVLCAVLLSSLISVLVERRVATLSVADRRSMHTFQTVLQLVVQALALLLILLVVFGPPSQMPTILGLATAGLTVVFQDFILAFFGWFVLMGKNGIRVGDWVEINGVGGEVVEIGLFRTALLETGNWTDKGHPTGRRTTFVNKYAISGQYFNFSTTGQWMWDEIKVNIPTSADSYDMIERIHKVVLDETAKDTEQAERELQRASQQHGVTQFSATPSVDMRPASSGIDIVVRYVTRAGDRLEMRNRLYQSVIGLMRVPAPAIEATTGK; this is encoded by the coding sequence ATGCGGAATAAACGTCAGCTTTTGTGGATCGTTCCAGCGGTTTTGCTGGTGCTGTGTCTGGTGGGGAGCTTCGTCACGCGTGGGGCGATGGCGGATCTGCAGTTTTTGAGGAGCCGTCACGGAGTAGGGCAAGCGGATGTGGTCGATCAGCGGCCGTTGCAGACGGCGCAGACGCTCTTCTCGCTGGCGGTGTCGGCGGAGGAGCAGGCGTTCGCGCATGAGGCGATCCGTGTGGCGGACCACGAGGTGGACCAGGCGTTCGCGATGGCGCTGCGGCAGGCGAATACGGAGGGCCGGACGCTGACCGGCAAGGCGCTCGACGCATCGAATAAGGTGACCGCGCTGCAACAGACGGCCAAACAGGATCAGGCGGCGGTGGATGCCCTGGTGGCGAGTGCGTCGGCGAGAAATCCGGGCGCGGACGACGACGATCTCGATGTTGCGAAGGCGCAGCTCGCTCTGGATAAGGATGAGCTGGACGATGCGCAGAGCACGTTGGCGATTGTTACGGGTGACCAGCGCGGGAAGATCCAGGAGGAGCTGGCCGCACATGAAGCGGGGATGAAGAAGTACGAAAACCATGCGGGCGATGGCGAGATCGCGGTGGTGTCGTCGCAGCGATTTAAGACACTGGCAGGAAGGCTGAAGGCGTGGTTCGATCAGCGCAGCCGGATCAGCCTGTTGGAACAGGCGAAGGCGCAGGCGGATGCGGATACTGCTTCGCTGACGACGCAGTACGGTACGTTGCAGCAGAAGGCGACTGCGTTGACGGGGACGGAGAAGCAGGTGCAGGCGGCGGATGCTCCGCCGATCGCTGCTCTACCAGGGGCGGTGAGTGCTCAAGCAGCGACCGCTGCGCCTGCGAGGCCGAGCCGGTTGGTTTTGCTGCGCAGGCTGGAGGCACAAAGGAACATTCTCGGGATACTGAACGACCGTATCGAGAGCCAGAAGGAGCTTTCGTCGGGGTATGCGAAGTGGCTGGCACAGGTCCAGTTGCAACATCAGATTGTGGTGCATCTGCTGCTGCACTCGTTCGCGTGGATCGCGTTTATCGTGCTGTGCGCGGTGCTGCTGAGCTCGCTGATTAGCGTGCTGGTGGAGCGTCGCGTCGCTACGCTGTCGGTTGCGGACCGGCGCAGCATGCATACGTTCCAGACGGTACTGCAACTGGTGGTGCAGGCGTTGGCGCTGCTGCTGATACTGCTGGTGGTGTTTGGGCCGCCAAGCCAGATGCCGACGATCCTTGGACTGGCGACGGCCGGGTTGACGGTGGTGTTTCAGGACTTCATCCTGGCGTTCTTCGGCTGGTTCGTGCTGATGGGGAAGAACGGCATCCGCGTGGGGGACTGGGTGGAGATCAACGGTGTCGGGGGCGAGGTGGTCGAGATCGGGCTGTTCCGGACGGCGCTGCTGGAGACGGGCAACTGGACGGACAAGGGGCATCCGACGGGACGACGGACGACGTTCGTGAACAAGTACGCCATCTCGGGGCAGTACTTCAACTTCTCGACGACCGGGCAGTGGATGTGGGATGAGATCAAGGTGAATATTCCGACGTCGGCGGATAGCTACGACATGATTGAGCGTATCCACAAGGTGGTGCTGGACGAGACGGCGAAGGACACGGAACAGGCCGAGCGCGAATTGCAGCGGGCGAGCCAGCAGCATGGGGTGACCCAGTTCAGCGCGACGCCTTCGGTGGATATGCGTCCGGCGTCGTCGGGGATCGATATTGTGGTGCGGTATGTGACGCGCGCGGGGGATCGGCTGGAGATGCGGAATCGGCTGTATCAGTCGGTGATTGGGCTGATGCGGGTGCCGGCTCCGGCGATTGAGGCTACGACCGGCAAGTGA
- a CDS encoding glycosyltransferase family 2 protein, with product MISILILTKNEQHDLPGCLASVDWSDDIHVFDSHSTDATVEIARAAGAHVTQRIFDNYAAHRNAAFQLPFKYPWLLILDADERPTPELSREMQQIILSATPETSGFRLRRRDFLFGTWLKHAQISPFYIRLVRPERSRYTRAINEVIEVTGPIAELSYPLDHFPFSKGIAHWVSKHNVYSTMEAELIHRQQGLRNPSLKTALRDPDFHTRRLHQKALFYKLPGRPIIKWLYMMFLRRAVLDGYAGLVYATLQSIYEYLIVLKTKELDRGGA from the coding sequence ATGATCTCCATCCTCATCCTTACCAAAAACGAGCAGCACGATCTCCCCGGCTGTCTCGCCTCCGTCGACTGGTCCGACGACATCCACGTCTTCGACTCCCACTCGACCGACGCAACCGTCGAGATCGCCCGCGCAGCCGGAGCTCATGTCACCCAGCGCATCTTCGACAACTACGCAGCCCATCGCAACGCCGCCTTCCAACTCCCATTCAAATACCCTTGGCTCCTCATCCTCGACGCGGACGAGCGTCCCACGCCCGAGCTCTCCCGCGAGATGCAGCAGATCATCCTCTCAGCCACACCCGAAACCAGCGGCTTCCGTCTCCGCCGCCGCGACTTCCTCTTCGGCACCTGGCTCAAGCACGCGCAGATCTCGCCCTTCTACATCCGCCTCGTTCGCCCCGAGCGCAGCCGCTACACGCGCGCCATCAACGAGGTCATCGAAGTAACAGGCCCCATCGCCGAACTCTCCTACCCGCTCGATCACTTTCCCTTCTCCAAGGGCATCGCGCACTGGGTCTCGAAGCACAACGTCTACAGCACCATGGAAGCCGAGCTCATCCATCGCCAGCAAGGCCTCCGCAATCCATCGCTCAAAACTGCCCTCCGCGATCCCGACTTCCACACCCGCCGACTCCACCAGAAGGCCCTCTTCTACAAACTGCCCGGCCGACCGATCATCAAATGGCTCTACATGATGTTCCTCCGCCGCGCCGTCCTCGACGGCTATGCCGGACTCGTCTACGCCACGCTCCAGTCCATCTACGAGTACCTCATCGTCCTCAAGACCAAAGAGCTTGACCGCGGCGGAGCCTGA
- a CDS encoding type III polyketide synthase, translating into MQISSVGTAYPAHRYPQSVITEALKERWAGKLEEPRLLSRLHANCGVDFRHTVFPLEHYPTLKGFKQTNDQWIAAAVDLAQTCITRALEPLGLTPADISAIFSASVTGIASPTLEARLINLMPFPTNVKRTPIFGLGCVAGAAGIARASDYVRAFPTQYALLLSVELCSLTWQDDDQSIANLISCGLFGDGAAAVIIAGADTPIAKKNSGPKVLATRSTFYRNTEHVMGWDIGDTGFTIVLSPDVPKVVNENLRGNVESFLTENHLTLGDISTYIFHSGGPKVLEAMETSLDLPKDALAPSWKSLSQVGNLSAASVLAVLEGYLKDTPGQPGSYSILAAMGPGFCSELVLLQW; encoded by the coding sequence ATGCAAATCTCGTCCGTCGGCACGGCCTACCCCGCGCATCGTTACCCGCAATCGGTCATCACGGAAGCCCTCAAAGAGCGTTGGGCCGGCAAGCTCGAAGAACCCCGTCTCCTTAGCCGTCTCCACGCCAACTGCGGCGTCGACTTCCGCCACACCGTCTTCCCGCTCGAGCACTACCCCACCCTCAAGGGCTTCAAGCAGACCAACGATCAGTGGATCGCCGCCGCCGTTGACCTAGCCCAGACCTGCATCACCCGCGCGCTCGAACCCCTCGGCCTCACCCCGGCAGACATCTCCGCCATCTTCTCCGCCTCCGTCACCGGCATCGCCAGCCCCACCCTCGAAGCCCGCCTCATCAACCTCATGCCGTTCCCCACCAACGTCAAGCGCACCCCCATCTTCGGCCTAGGCTGCGTAGCCGGAGCAGCAGGCATTGCTAGAGCCTCGGATTATGTTCGGGCGTTTCCAACCCAGTACGCCCTGCTCCTCTCCGTCGAGCTCTGCTCCCTCACCTGGCAGGACGACGACCAATCCATCGCCAACCTCATCTCCTGCGGCCTCTTCGGAGACGGAGCCGCCGCCGTCATCATCGCTGGAGCCGACACCCCCATCGCAAAAAAGAACTCCGGCCCAAAGGTCCTCGCCACCCGCTCCACCTTCTACCGCAACACCGAGCACGTCATGGGATGGGACATCGGCGACACCGGCTTCACCATCGTCCTCTCCCCCGACGTCCCCAAAGTCGTCAACGAAAACCTCCGCGGCAACGTAGAGAGCTTCCTCACCGAAAACCACCTCACCCTCGGTGACATCTCCACCTACATCTTCCACAGCGGAGGCCCCAAGGTCCTCGAAGCCATGGAAACCTCCCTCGACCTCCCCAAAGACGCCCTCGCCCCCTCCTGGAAGAGCCTCAGCCAGGTCGGCAACCTCTCCGCCGCCTCCGTCCTCGCCGTCCTCGAGGGCTACCTCAAAGACACCCCCGGCCAACCCGGAAGCTACAGCATCCTCGCCGCCATGGGCCCCGGCTTCTGCTCAGAGCTGGTTCTATTGCAATGGTAG
- the glmS gene encoding glutamine--fructose-6-phosphate transaminase (isomerizing) → MCGIVGYIGPNSPVPIILEGLRRLEYRGYDSAGIAVAGGPDGLSLRRAPGKLRNLEAVIAANPLQGTFGIGHTRWATHGRPTEENAHPHRDGTGTLVVVHNGIVENYLALKQELIAKGHTFFSQTDTEIIAHIIQDELELAGSPEPDSKRTADINTSEAVIHSQPPTIPLEEAVRRAVKRLTGAFALGVLSAHEPNKLVAARMGPPAVLGIGDGEYFLASDVPGILHHTRNIHFLADGEVAILTPQGITLTDFAGASIPLKIQRIAWDPIMAEKAGYKHFMLKEINEQPRAIRDTTLGRISLDTGKVFLQEMQITAEDFRNASQITIAACGTSWHAGLAGKFMIERLARLPVEVDYASEYRYRDPIADPRAIGLLITQSGETADTIAAQRELIAKGSKTLAICNVVGAAVTREAQGTITTNAGPEIGVASTKAFTAQLTALFVFALHLAQVRGTISSDESKQLVEELSRIPGKVEEILRSVDDQCCQLAKSFSTARDFLFLGRGIHYPIALEGALKLKEISYIHAEGYPAGEMKHGPNALIDETLPVVCIATKDPNDPSSVLKYEKTLSNIQEVTARSGRVIAIAIEGDDTISQLVEHTIHIPQAPELLLPVLEVVPLQLLAYHIAVRRGCDVDQPRNLAKSVTVE, encoded by the coding sequence ATGTGCGGAATCGTCGGTTACATCGGCCCCAACTCTCCCGTCCCCATCATCCTTGAAGGTCTTCGCCGCCTCGAGTACCGCGGCTACGACTCAGCCGGCATCGCCGTAGCCGGAGGTCCAGATGGTCTCTCCCTTCGCCGCGCTCCTGGCAAGCTCCGTAATCTCGAAGCCGTCATCGCCGCCAACCCGCTCCAAGGAACCTTCGGCATCGGCCACACGCGCTGGGCGACGCACGGCCGTCCGACCGAAGAGAACGCACACCCGCACCGCGACGGCACCGGAACCCTCGTCGTCGTGCACAACGGCATCGTCGAAAACTACCTCGCCCTCAAGCAGGAGCTGATCGCCAAGGGCCATACCTTCTTCTCCCAGACCGATACCGAGATCATCGCCCACATCATCCAGGACGAGCTCGAACTCGCCGGTTCGCCCGAGCCAGACAGCAAACGCACCGCCGACATCAACACCTCCGAAGCTGTCATCCACTCGCAGCCTCCAACCATCCCGCTCGAAGAGGCCGTCCGCCGCGCCGTCAAGCGCCTCACCGGAGCCTTCGCCCTCGGCGTCCTCTCCGCGCACGAGCCCAACAAGCTCGTCGCCGCCCGCATGGGACCGCCTGCCGTTCTAGGCATCGGCGACGGAGAATACTTCCTCGCCTCCGACGTCCCCGGCATCCTTCACCACACCCGCAACATCCACTTCCTCGCCGACGGCGAAGTTGCCATCCTCACGCCGCAGGGCATCACGCTCACAGACTTTGCGGGAGCCTCTATCCCGTTGAAGATCCAGCGCATCGCCTGGGACCCCATCATGGCCGAGAAGGCTGGCTACAAGCACTTCATGCTCAAAGAGATCAACGAGCAGCCCCGTGCCATCCGCGACACCACCCTCGGCCGTATCTCGCTCGACACTGGCAAGGTCTTCCTCCAGGAGATGCAGATCACTGCCGAAGACTTTCGTAACGCCAGCCAGATCACTATCGCCGCCTGCGGAACCTCCTGGCACGCCGGTCTCGCCGGCAAGTTCATGATCGAGCGTCTCGCACGACTTCCCGTCGAGGTCGACTACGCCAGTGAGTATCGGTATCGCGATCCCATCGCCGATCCGCGTGCGATCGGTCTGCTTATTACACAATCCGGCGAGACCGCCGACACCATCGCCGCTCAGCGCGAGCTGATCGCCAAAGGCTCGAAGACCCTCGCCATCTGCAACGTCGTCGGAGCCGCAGTCACTCGCGAGGCGCAAGGCACCATCACGACCAACGCTGGTCCGGAGATCGGCGTTGCCAGCACGAAGGCCTTCACCGCCCAGCTCACCGCCCTCTTCGTCTTCGCTCTTCACCTGGCGCAGGTTCGCGGCACCATCTCCAGCGACGAGTCGAAGCAGCTTGTCGAAGAGCTATCCAGGATCCCCGGCAAGGTCGAAGAGATCCTCCGCTCCGTCGACGATCAGTGCTGCCAACTCGCAAAGTCCTTTTCGACCGCGCGCGACTTCCTCTTCCTCGGTCGTGGTATTCACTATCCCATTGCTCTCGAAGGAGCCCTGAAGCTCAAAGAGATCAGCTACATCCACGCCGAAGGCTACCCCGCCGGCGAGATGAAGCATGGTCCCAACGCCCTCATCGACGAAACCCTACCCGTCGTCTGCATCGCGACCAAAGACCCCAACGATCCGTCGAGTGTCCTCAAGTATGAGAAGACGCTCTCGAACATCCAGGAGGTTACGGCTCGCAGCGGTCGCGTTATTGCCATTGCGATTGAGGGTGACGACACGATCAGC
- a CDS encoding beta-ketoacyl synthase N-terminal-like domain-containing protein, which produces MNRVVVTGLGCITPIGKTLDEFRTSLFAGVSGIGPLRAFPEAPSGDPLNPNLRFTRYAEVKDFDPSLFLSSGQIVSSDRSAQFAMLAARQAVEHSGFLPAHSTESIAIITGCSTGGRSSEEQETGRLYNQNARVHPLTVIRTMSSAGASYIATEHGITGPVLNISTACSSGTHAIGLAFQMVRSGMATAAIAGGHEAPLTLGFLRAWDSMRVVSPTQCRPFSADRDGMTLGEGSATLILETLESAQARNATIYAEIVGFGMSADAHHITQPKAEGAAAAINRALSDANASPEEVGYINAHGTGTQVNDTVEATAIHQVFGDRAAHIPVSSTKALHGHSIGATGAIEALATVLALHHGQLPANVGVTQIDPALNLDVILGTNRETKPKLAISNSLAFGGLNAVLALRPWTT; this is translated from the coding sequence GTGAACCGTGTCGTCGTTACCGGCTTAGGTTGCATCACCCCCATCGGCAAAACCCTCGACGAGTTTCGCACCTCGCTCTTCGCCGGAGTCAGCGGTATCGGCCCGCTCCGCGCCTTTCCCGAAGCTCCATCGGGCGACCCGCTCAACCCCAATCTCCGCTTCACGCGCTACGCCGAGGTGAAGGACTTCGACCCCTCGCTCTTCCTCAGCTCCGGCCAGATCGTCTCCAGCGACCGCAGCGCCCAGTTCGCCATGCTCGCCGCACGCCAGGCCGTCGAGCACAGCGGCTTCCTGCCAGCACACAGCACCGAATCCATCGCCATCATCACCGGCTGTTCTACGGGCGGCCGCAGCTCCGAAGAGCAGGAAACCGGCCGTCTCTACAACCAGAACGCCCGCGTCCATCCGCTCACCGTCATCCGCACCATGTCCAGCGCCGGAGCCAGCTACATCGCCACCGAACACGGCATCACCGGCCCAGTCCTCAACATCTCGACCGCCTGCTCCTCCGGCACCCACGCCATTGGCCTCGCCTTCCAGATGGTCCGGTCAGGCATGGCAACCGCCGCCATTGCAGGCGGCCACGAAGCTCCGCTTACGCTCGGCTTCCTCCGCGCCTGGGACTCCATGCGCGTCGTCTCCCCCACACAATGCCGCCCCTTCTCCGCCGACCGCGACGGCATGACCCTCGGCGAAGGCTCCGCGACCCTCATCCTCGAAACCCTCGAGAGCGCCCAGGCCCGCAACGCCACCATCTACGCCGAGATTGTCGGCTTCGGCATGTCCGCCGACGCCCATCACATCACCCAGCCCAAGGCCGAAGGCGCAGCAGCAGCCATCAACCGAGCTTTATCCGACGCAAACGCCTCCCCCGAAGAGGTCGGCTACATCAACGCCCACGGCACCGGAACCCAGGTCAACGACACCGTCGAAGCCACCGCGATCCACCAGGTCTTCGGCGACCGCGCAGCGCACATTCCCGTCAGCTCCACCAAAGCCCTCCACGGCCACTCCATCGGCGCAACCGGAGCCATCGAGGCCCTCGCCACCGTCCTCGCCCTCCATCACGGCCAACTCCCCGCCAACGTCGGAGTCACCCAGATCGACCCCGCGCTGAACCTCGACGTCATCCTCGGAACCAACCGCGAGACCAAACCAAAGCTAGCCATCTCCAACTCACTAGCCTTCGGTGGCCTCAACGCCGTCCTCGCGCTGCGCCCTTGGACGACCTAA
- a CDS encoding SDR family NAD(P)-dependent oxidoreductase codes for MDLKLKGKTAIVTGGSAGIGLAIVKALTAEGVAVTVPGRSKEKLGKALADLSGVQAIVADVATAEGAASLLQQVPDTDILINNLGIYEPKAFADITDSDWLRLFETNVLSGVRLSRHYFPRMLQRNNGRVIFISSESGVMTPPEMIHYGVTKSSQLAISRGLAELTKGTAVTVNTVMPGPTRSEGIVEFLEKMSTIPNATPEQAEHEFFEKHRQSSLLQRLIEDSEIANLVAFLASPLSAATNGAALRAEGGLLRSIV; via the coding sequence ATGGATCTGAAGCTCAAAGGCAAGACCGCAATCGTCACCGGAGGCTCAGCCGGTATCGGTCTCGCCATCGTCAAAGCTCTCACGGCTGAAGGCGTCGCCGTCACGGTCCCCGGTCGCAGCAAAGAAAAATTAGGCAAGGCCTTGGCAGATCTCTCCGGCGTACAAGCCATCGTCGCCGACGTCGCCACCGCCGAAGGCGCAGCCTCTCTCCTCCAGCAAGTCCCCGACACCGACATCCTCATCAATAACCTCGGCATCTACGAGCCCAAAGCGTTCGCTGACATCACCGACAGCGACTGGCTCCGCCTCTTCGAGACCAACGTCCTCAGCGGCGTTCGCCTCTCCCGCCACTACTTCCCGCGCATGTTGCAGCGCAACAATGGCCGCGTCATCTTCATATCGAGCGAGTCCGGCGTCATGACCCCGCCCGAGATGATCCACTACGGCGTTACCAAATCGTCCCAACTCGCCATCTCCCGCGGCCTCGCAGAGCTCACCAAAGGAACCGCCGTCACCGTCAATACCGTCATGCCCGGCCCAACTCGCTCCGAGGGCATCGTCGAGTTCCTGGAAAAAATGTCCACCATCCCCAACGCCACTCCCGAGCAGGCCGAGCACGAGTTCTTCGAGAAGCACCGCCAAAGCTCGCTCCTCCAGCGCCTCATCGAAGACTCCGAGATCGCCAACCTGGTCGCCTTCCTCGCCAGCCCCCTTTCAGCCGCAACCAACGGAGCAGCCCTGCGAGCCGAAGGTGGCCTGCTCCGATCCATCGTCTAA
- a CDS encoding type II toxin-antitoxin system HicB family antitoxin has translation MSQTLEYKGYNGSVLYSAEDRTLHGRIVGIRDTVTYEGTNVSALEKNFKSAVDEYLAFCQAEGKTPGTPFKGSFNVRISQDLHKRAALYAEEHNRKLNAVVNDALQEYLTHSA, from the coding sequence ATGAGCCAAACCCTGGAATACAAGGGATACAATGGTTCCGTCCTCTATAGTGCCGAGGACAGGACCCTGCACGGCCGTATCGTCGGCATCCGGGATACTGTCACATACGAAGGCACCAACGTCAGCGCGCTCGAGAAAAATTTCAAGTCCGCAGTCGACGAATATCTCGCCTTCTGCCAAGCTGAGGGCAAAACGCCTGGCACTCCGTTCAAGGGTAGCTTCAATGTCCGTATTAGTCAGGACCTGCACAAGCGGGCTGCTCTTTATGCCGAAGAACACAATCGCAAACTCAACGCTGTAGTCAACGATGCGCTCCAGGAATACCTTACTCATTCGGCATGA
- a CDS encoding type II toxin-antitoxin system HicA family toxin, whose amino-acid sequence MSRHDKLIVRLRSKPSDFTWSELLAVMTAFGYELKTTGGSARKLIHSKTRATLMMHEPHPSKVLKAYQVRDAIQFLKQEGHIQ is encoded by the coding sequence ATGTCCAGGCACGACAAACTTATCGTCCGACTTCGTTCAAAGCCATCGGACTTCACCTGGAGCGAATTGCTCGCGGTCATGACAGCATTCGGTTACGAATTGAAGACCACCGGTGGGTCTGCGAGAAAGTTAATCCATAGTAAGACCCGCGCCACGTTGATGATGCACGAACCTCATCCTTCAAAAGTTCTTAAGGCATACCAGGTACGCGATGCCATTCAATTCCTGAAACAGGAAGGTCACATTCAATGA
- a CDS encoding acyl carrier protein, producing MDDIADRCIAIIAKSKNPPLEGVTLDSSFDELGMDSLDKINASFAVEDTFDIQIPDESMNSLRTVRDMVNGVTLLLNKPAETIAVEESK from the coding sequence ATGGACGACATCGCCGACCGCTGCATCGCCATTATCGCCAAGTCGAAGAACCCCCCGCTCGAAGGAGTTACCCTCGACAGCAGCTTCGATGAGCTCGGTATGGATTCACTCGACAAGATCAACGCCTCCTTCGCCGTCGAAGACACCTTCGACATCCAGATCCCCGATGAGTCGATGAACAGCCTGCGCACCGTCCGCGACATGGTCAACGGCGTTACTCTCCTGCTGAACAAACCCGCAGAGACTATCGCCGTGGAGGAGAGCAAGTGA